Genomic segment of Malus domestica chromosome 15, GDT2T_hap1:
AAATAGAAATGAGACTATATAGAGAGAAGGCATGCAAGGGAGCCATATTCTCATGTCCGATTGGTTATCATCAGACTGCTCTTGCTTAACAACTGTCTCTTCCCAACCCTgcccaaataataaaaatgatgaTAGGTAAATTGTATTCAATCAACACCGTACTCAGCAGACCACTACCAGTGTAGCGTAAGTGCGTAACAGATAATCAACTCAGTCTTAAAGACAACATAAGCACCAAATATCTTCAAGAATACTAGTAAAATGTGCACTTAAACAACACATAATTATATGTTAAGCCATGGCTTTGATTTAAAACCACTTTTGAATCATCCACAAATTTACTTTTTCAGGTCTGTTCAATTAAACCACATCATTCGTCCTACATTGTAACTACACACAATTTTGTGGAGAATGTTTCTTTACGGTTCTAGAATGCTGTATAAAAAGGTTATATCTTCCATTTGGCCTACTTTGCAATCATCTCCAGTTAAAGCGGCTTATGGGCTAACAGTTATATTATAATAATCAAGACAAGCTTGCAGTATTAAGATTGGGCTGTTTAGATTCAAATGATTAAACCTATTAATTTCACTTATTTCTCTGATTGAAACAGATGGAGGATCATTTACACTTCCTAGTTGGCATCCAATGACTATCTACTAATCACGTAAGATTGCAGTCCATTCCACTTATActaaataaaatgcaaataacAGCGTAAAGAACAGAAATAATGGAGAGCAAAATACGTTGAATGCACCTTACCCTCAGAGGAGTTGATGATGACAAAGCATAATCTTTTTGAAGATCACGGGAAAGAATAACTGAAAGCTCATCAGACAACCACGACATCCACAAAGCATGCGCACGAATTCGGAGATCTCGCATAGTTACATTAAGCTCTTCAAGTTTAGGGCTTGCACTTTGGCCTGCTCCAAGCAATGCAGCCGTAGCAGATGAAGTATGCCTTTTAGAACCTGAGGGGCTATCAAGCACTGGAGAATCAGTGGGAGCTCTAGATTGTCTTGACATGGGCGGGAACTTATCGAGAACTACAGACCCTGTTACATTTACCCAAGACCGCGGAGGACCAAGAATGATGGGAATGTGTTTGGAGTGGCTCTGCAATGCAAACAAGAGTCTCCCAATGAAAAGTGCCCTGTCAACAGTTACCGGCCCTTGCGTGTCTTTACCAATTTCCAAATTATCAAGCTCACTATTTAGTTGCACCAATATATTGGATATGGTCTGGCAACACTTATCTTGTAGATAAGGTGACAGATCCTTTAACCTAAGAGCTGCCTTTGGCGATTCTAAGAAACACAGCAAGTCATCAAGAACATCCTGACAACTACTATCCACCGCATCTCGAATACTACTCACTTGAGGACCAAAATAGAAATTGAGACAATTCTCTTCACAAGGCAGAGCACTAGCAGTACCTTTCTTAGCGTTATTCGATTTGGTTTCCACAAACCAAACTCCACCACCAGCACCAAGGAAATCGATGGGTTTGCCCTCCTTAATGTTCACGGCCTTCATGAGCTCCTTGAACCTGTATGCCACAATCACCTTCATCCTGGCGACGAATGCAGGTTCGAAGATACTGTCCCAGAGATCTGAATCATCTCCGAGAACAAGTTCACTCATTCGACTCCACGGCAGGTCAATGTTGGACCCGAACACGTTCTTGAGCCACTCCAAGCTCCCTTCTAATACCTCCTTGCTGTTCATGGTCTCCCTAATCAACTTCTCAGCCGAGGCGAGCTCGTGGCCGCTGCCAATCGCGTCGATGAGGAACCTCCCGTTGATCCTATCCACCATCCGGCCTCCGCAGTCGCTAAGCCAAGAGCAACAAGCCTTGGCAATGTAATCCTTGTCCAGCATTCCCATGGCAGACTCGAGTTTCTCCCGAAACGAATTCCAAAGCTTGATCTCCTCATCTGGATTGGGAATTCCACCGAACAATTGGGATGCAGGAGGACTACCCAATACCACCTTGTAGAACAACGGCATGTCACTGAGCACCCGCAAGAAGAGCTCACCAACCTGCCCCACAGTCACCTGAATCACCCGCAGAGCCTCGCACAGCACCGAAACGACGTTGGAGCACTGAGCATCGGGACGGCAAGCATTGAGTATCCCGGAAACCCACGACTTCCGAGTGTCGAGGAAGAGGGAAAGTACGTACTCGGGGCGGAGGTCGTCGATCAAAGCGACGGCGGCCAATGCGTCGGCGTAGGAGGAAACGGGCAGGTGGAGCTCTCGATCGAAGAGGCGGTCGCGGGCGCGCTGAGAGATCTGGGACTTGAAACTGTCGACGATCTGCCACTGGTGCTGGAGGAGAGGGAAGTTGGAGAGGAAGCGCACGTGAGCAGGGAGGGCGAGAATGGAGTGCACGTGACTGGCGCGGACGTAGCGGGCGGCGGACTCGAGAAACATGGACTCGTCGAGGCAGCCCCAGATGTTCTCCGGAGTGTCGACGAGGTACTTGACCCGGCAGGCGATTCCGTAGATGCGGTGGCGGGTAGGGTCGTGGCGGGAGGAGTCGGGGTTGTCGGCGGAGGATGCGGAGGATGCGGAGGAGAGGGAATTGATAGAGTAGTGGACGGAGGAGAGGTTTTGGGAGATGGAGTGGGAGGAGCGCTTCATGAGGACGATGGAATCGGCGGAGTCAATGAGATCGCGGTAGCGAGTGCCGACAAGTTGGCGGAGCTCCTCCTTCTTGGACTGGATCTGGCTGCGGGTGGTGGACTCGACGGTTCTGATCTCGGCAATGGGTTTGGAGCGGAAGAGGGACTCGGCATCTCGGGAGGCGGCGGCAGCAGCGGCGGAGGCACCGCTGAGGCCGTCGCCGGAATTCACTCTCATTGATTTTGGCGGAGGAAGATCACCAACTGAAGTATGGGAAGGGTTGCGAGCGATTA
This window contains:
- the LOC103413707 gene encoding conserved oligomeric Golgi complex subunit 1-like, with the protein product MRVNSGDGLSGASAAAAAASRDAESLFRSKPIAEIRTVESTTRSQIQSKKEELRQLVGTRYRDLIDSADSIVLMKRSSHSISQNLSSVHYSINSLSSASSASSADNPDSSRHDPTRHRIYGIACRVKYLVDTPENIWGCLDESMFLESAARYVRASHVHSILALPAHVRFLSNFPLLQHQWQIVDSFKSQISQRARDRLFDRELHLPVSSYADALAAVALIDDLRPEYVLSLFLDTRKSWVSGILNACRPDAQCSNVVSVLCEALRVIQVTVGQVGELFLRVLSDMPLFYKVVLGSPPASQLFGGIPNPDEEIKLWNSFREKLESAMGMLDKDYIAKACCSWLSDCGGRMVDRINGRFLIDAIGSGHELASAEKLIRETMNSKEVLEGSLEWLKNVFGSNIDLPWSRMSELVLGDDSDLWDSIFEPAFVARMKVIVAYRFKELMKAVNIKEGKPIDFLGAGGGVWFVETKSNNAKKGTASALPCEENCLNFYFGPQVSSIRDAVDSSCQDVLDDLLCFLESPKAALRLKDLSPYLQDKCCQTISNILVQLNSELDNLEIGKDTQGPVTVDRALFIGRLLFALQSHSKHIPIILGPPRSWVNVTGSVVLDKFPPMSRQSRAPTDSPVLDSPSGSKRHTSSATAALLGAGQSASPKLEELNVTMRDLRIRAHALWMSWLSDELSVILSRDLQKDYALSSSTPLRGWEETVVKQEQSDDNQSDMRIWLPCMPSLYIVSFLFRICEEVHRIGGHVLDKTILQKFALRLLEKVIGIYGDFLSTVEAGGSQVSEKGVLQVLLDLRFVVDVLSGGDSNTSEESFAYLKTKSPFRRKQDQSHAKSAIRERFDGLINRLSQRLDPIDWLTYESYLWENEKQSYQRHAVLFGFFVQLNRMYTDTVQKLPTNSESNIMRCSSVPRFKYLPISAPALSSRGTAKASIPISSDDISSRSPWKAYTNGDLSSKLDLDDNSSFSAVPIFNSLMQAGSKFGESLKLGSMLTDGQVGIFKDRSAAAMSSIGDILPSQAAGLLSSFTASRAYS